The Pseudomonadales bacterium sequence GTTGTAGCCGTGCTGGCGCAGCACCTCGGCAATCGTCGCCGCCGAGCGCGGAATGTCCCCCGTGTAGCCCGGAAAGCCGCTGCCGGTATCGGTGACGATGCCGCTGCCGACGGCATGGTGGTTGCGGCCGGTGAGCAGCGCGGCACGCGTCGGCGAACACATCGCCGTCGTGTGGAAACGGTTATAGCTGAGACCCTCCCTGGCCAGACGATCCAGGCTCGGGGTGGGAACGGGGCCACCGAAGGTACTGCTGGCGCCAAACCCCGTATCGTCCGTCAGCACGATCAGGATGTTCGGCGCACCGGCAGGCGCCCTTGTGGCAGGAGCAAAGAAGGGTTTCGACGTTGCGAGTGTCTGGCCGGCCACGCCTGCGAACGGTGCGTCGGGGCGTGGCAACTGCGCTGCGCTCTCGGCTGCGATCAGCCCGGCTGGTGCCAGGAGCACGAGCAGCAGGGCTGCAAGCATTTTCCTGTGGATCATGTGGTGTTACCCCCTTGCTTCGGGACGATTCACACGGCGCCCCCGTTGCGGGGATGAGCCGCACTATCCTGCAGCCACGCCGGCTTGGCAAGGCTGGCTGTGGCACAGCTGTCGCAAAAGCCTCTCGTGCATCGACACGACCGGCGCGTGGCCTACTCGTCCACCTCGACCGCCTCGCCGGGCTTCTGGTTCTTGAAGCTCTGGCGCTTCAGCTCGCCGTCGAGCTCGAAGACACCACGGCGCACGACACGGCGCAACACCACATCCACCATGGTCGTCTCGTGGGGACGCAGCAGGAGCTCCAGCCGGTCCACGGCCGCCTTCAGTTGCGCCGGCAGGTGATGCACGAACGGACCCATCACAACCGGCTTGAGCTGCAGCCCGAGGCTGCCGGCGCCGGGCAACGCGGCGCGACGCTCCTTGCCAGCCTCGTCGATCACGGCCGCCGCACCGTGCATGACCGCATGGTTGAAGAACAGGGTCAGCGTGCCGGAGTGACGCCGGTTGCGCTGGCGATCGGCCAGGAAGCCCTGCGGCAGATGGTTGGGGTTGTCGTCGGCGCCGGCGGTCAGTACCAGATCGAACTCCGGCACGCGCTCGCCGGCATCGTCCAGCACGCGCATGATCACCATCGAGTGCGGATCGTGGAAGTAGCCACGCTCCTGCAGGAACAAGCCGCGCTCGCACTCGTAGCGCTCGTCGGCCTGCGTGCGCGCCGTCGTGGCGGCAAATGCCTGTGCCAGCGCCGCATAACTCGCCGCGTCACGCACGCGCAGGCACTGGAGGATGGCGTCCACGGTGACGTGATCCCTGCCGTCGTTCCTGACGCTGCGCAGGATGCCCATGTTCTTGCCCGAATGCGCAAGCCCGGGCAGCAGCCCGAACGGCACGGCAGGGGAGCGCCGGGCCTGCACGCGCAACAGCCTGGACATCGCCTTCGACGAGCGGCCACCACCGCCCGAGGCGGGTCTTTCCTGCACGAGTTTCACGTAGCTCGTGTTGAGGTTGGCGGCAGCGGCACGGACCACACCATCGGAGCCGATCTCGCCGGTATAGGCATTCACGTGATCGTAGAACTTGCGGTCGATGCTCTGGCCGGTGAGCACGAACGGAAACACGCGGTCTTCCCTGCCGATCGCGTCGGCGTAGTCGAACCAGTTCAGGTTCAGCTCCCAGGCCTCCGGGCTGCCGAGTTCCAGCCAGTCCAGCACGGCGGCTCCCGGCTCCACGCCCTCGAACCAGGATTTCAGCCGACCCACCCTTGCCTTGCCGAGCTGCGCCAGCGCCGAACCGAAATTGGCCGGCGCCAGCATGATCAGGTGACTCATCGGACAACTGCCCGAGCGACCCGACTGCACGTAGTAGTGATCCCACCAATGGCGCACCACCGGTCCGCCGGTGGAATGCGTGATCGCAATGAATCGCTGTCCGGCCTCGATCAGCGTGCCGAGCTCACGTCGGATCGCGTCCTCGAAGGCCCGTGCGATATCGGCCACGCGCACTTCGTCGTGAAAGCTGATGTAGCGGCCGAGGTAGAGATGGCGCACGTCGAGCGCGAGCGCCGGATCGCGGGTCGCCTCCGCGACGAGGCGCTCCGGAAGCTCGCCGTAGGTGTCCGTGTGAGTAACGCTCCAGCCATGGACGAACAACACCAGTCTCGACATCGCCATGTTCTCCTTGCTGTCTGATCCGATCATCCGCAGCGGCAGGAACGGGAATCGCGTGACGGACACCACCCTGCCGGAAGGCTACGCGGGCCACGATACGGTTTCAATCGATGTTCTGTGATACCGTTCCGCGACCTCGACCAAGGTCGATGACCGAACGTGACCGGCGTCCCTGTACTCGACCTTCTGTTCCTCTCACTGGCTGCGGTCGCCGCGGGATTCGTCAATGCACTCGCGGGTGGCGGCACGCTGATCGTCTTTCCCGCGCTGATCGCAGCGGGGCTGCCGCCGATCGTCGCGAACGTGAGCAGCACGCTCGCGCTCTCGCCGGGCTACCTGAGCGCAACGCTTGCACAACGACGCGACCTCGAGGGTCAGGGTCGGCGGCTCGCACTGCTGCTGCCGATCGCGACCCTCGGTGGCGCCGGTGGCGCCCAACTCCTGCTGCACGGCAGCGATGCCACCTTCAACACCGTCGTACCCTGGCTGATCCTGCTGTCCTGCGCGCTGATAGGCGTGCAGAACCCGTTGCGGGCGTGGATCACCGGGCGTCGGCATGCCGCAGGCCTCGGTCGCAGCACCTCGATTCCTCTGCTCGTGCTGCCGCTCGCTGCGGGAGCGGTGTACGGCGGGTACTTCGGCGCCGCGTCGAGCGTGGTGCTGCTTGCGGTGCTGGGCCTTTCGCTGGACGACAGCCTCACGCGGCTCAACGCGCTGAAGCAGGCGCTGTCGTTCGTCGTCAGCGTTGCCGCCGCAGGAACCTACGCACTCACGGTACCGCTCGACTGGACCCCGATCGCCGTCATGGCGATCGGGGCTCTGGCTGGAGGCATGCTCGGCGGCAGGCTTGCCGGCCGCGTATCGCCCGCCGTGTTGCGTGTGGTCGTGGTGACGCTCGGCATCGTCATCGCCGTGCTCTACATGTGGCGCTATCGCTGACGCCGGGACCGGCGTTGCGATCGATAGGCGCCGAATCAGGCACCAAGCCGGTGCATCCGCGTGCCGGCCATGCCCCTCTGCGGTGCGCCCGGATGCCGGATCGATCGCTCTGCCGTACGCGCAGAAGGCAGCCTCACCTGCAAAA is a genomic window containing:
- a CDS encoding sulfite exporter TauE/SafE family protein produces the protein MTGVPVLDLLFLSLAAVAAGFVNALAGGGTLIVFPALIAAGLPPIVANVSSTLALSPGYLSATLAQRRDLEGQGRRLALLLPIATLGGAGGAQLLLHGSDATFNTVVPWLILLSCALIGVQNPLRAWITGRRHAAGLGRSTSIPLLVLPLAAGAVYGGYFGAASSVVLLAVLGLSLDDSLTRLNALKQALSFVVSVAAAGTYALTVPLDWTPIAVMAIGALAGGMLGGRLAGRVSPAVLRVVVVTLGIVIAVLYMWRYR
- a CDS encoding phospholipase; its protein translation is MSRLVLFVHGWSVTHTDTYGELPERLVAEATRDPALALDVRHLYLGRYISFHDEVRVADIARAFEDAIRRELGTLIEAGQRFIAITHSTGGPVVRHWWDHYYVQSGRSGSCPMSHLIMLAPANFGSALAQLGKARVGRLKSWFEGVEPGAAVLDWLELGSPEAWELNLNWFDYADAIGREDRVFPFVLTGQSIDRKFYDHVNAYTGEIGSDGVVRAAAANLNTSYVKLVQERPASGGGGRSSKAMSRLLRVQARRSPAVPFGLLPGLAHSGKNMGILRSVRNDGRDHVTVDAILQCLRVRDAASYAALAQAFAATTARTQADERYECERGLFLQERGYFHDPHSMVIMRVLDDAGERVPEFDLVLTAGADDNPNHLPQGFLADRQRNRRHSGTLTLFFNHAVMHGAAAVIDEAGKERRAALPGAGSLGLQLKPVVMGPFVHHLPAQLKAAVDRLELLLRPHETTMVDVVLRRVVRRGVFELDGELKRQSFKNQKPGEAVEVDE